From Vigna unguiculata cultivar IT97K-499-35 chromosome 5, ASM411807v1, whole genome shotgun sequence, the proteins below share one genomic window:
- the LOC114185255 gene encoding mRNA-decapping enzyme-like protein, which translates to MSQNGKLMPNLDQHSTKLLNLTVLQRIDPFVEEILITAAHVTFYEFNIDLSQWSRKDVEGSLFVVKRNTQPRFQFIVMNRRNTENLVENLLGDFEYEVQVPYLLYRNAAQEVNGIWFYNSRECEEVANLFSRILNAYAKVPPKSKVSSTKSEFEELEAVPTMAVMDGPLEPPSSTTSNVVDVPDDPSFVNFFSAAMAIGNTSNVPITGQPYQSSATISSSSVQTHAATPTVPTLQIPPLSASTPPIPHHDVSESISSNRTTKLVKPSFFAPPPSSAMMIPPASSSTPTAPPLHPAVNVQRPYGAPLLQPFPPPNPPPSLAPAPSPNYSPVISREKVRDALLVLVQDNQFIDMVYRALLNAHQS; encoded by the exons ATGTCTCAGAATGGGAAGCTGATGCCGAATCTAGACCAGCACAGCACCAAGCTTCTCAATCTCACTGTTCTCCAACGAATCGACCCCTTCGTCGAAGAAATTCTCATCACCGCAGCACATGTCACCTTCTACGAGTTCAACATCGACCTCAGCCAATGG AGTCGCAAGGACGTCGAAGGATCTCTCTTCGTTGTCAAGAG GAACACACAACCTCGATTTCAGTTTATTGTGATGAACCGTCGCAATACTG AAAATTTAGTGGAGAATCTCTTGGGGGATTTCGAGTATGAAGTTCAGGTGCCATATCTACTCTATAGAAACGCTGCTCAAGAAGTGAATGGTATCTGGTTCTATAATTCCCGTGAATGTGAAGAGGTTGCTAATCTTTTTAGCAG GATACTTAATGCATATGCCAAGGTTCCACCAAAGTCAAAGGTTTCTTCTACAAAGAG TGAGTTTGAGGAGCTAGAAGCAGTACCAACTATGGCAGTTATGGATGGTCCTCTTGAGCCACCATCATCAACTACTTCCAATGTGGTTGATGTTCCTGATGATCCGTCCTTTGTAAATTTCTTCAGT GCAGCCATGGCTATTGGGAATACTTCAAATGTTCCAATTACTGGCCAGCCTTATCAGTCCTCTGCtacaatttcttcatcttcagtGCAAACTCATGCTGCTACACCTACTGTGCCAACCTTACAGATACCCCCGCTTTCAGCATCTACTCCTCCAATACCCCATCATGATGTTTCTGAATCCATCAGCAGTAATCGAACCACAAAACTTGTGAAGCCTTCTTTTTTCGCCCCTCCCCCTTCTTCAGCAATGATGATACCCCCAGCGTCTTCATCCACACCTACTGCCCCTCCACTTCATCCTGCTGTTAATGTACAACGTCCATACGGTGCTCCACTGCTACAGCCATTTCCACCACCAAATCCACCACCATCACTTGCTCCTGCTCCCTCTCCAAACTACAGTCCTGTTATTTCTAGAGAAAAGGTTCGAGATGCTCTTCTGGTGCTTGTTCAG GACAATCAATTCATTGATATGGTCTATAGAGCGCTGCTGAATGCTCATCAATCATGA